CCTTGACATTTTTGTATCTCTTGATGAGACTCATAAGATCCTCAGGAACTGGATCTGAAAGATTGTTTTCCTTAAATATCGTGTTCAATTTGGCTCCCAGTTCTGTTCTAGTTCCTGGTACCGCGTACTGATCACGTAATCTTACGCCTATAACGGAATTCGTAAGTCCACTTTTCTTTAAATCCACTGCAGTCTTGATTATCTCGTCATTTGTAAGCTGGCTTATTTTACCCTCTTCTGGTGTGTGTAACCTTCTTGACTTCGATTTTCCCCTTTTTCGTGTGTGCATTCTTGACATTTATCGCTCTCCTAACGAACCGTGATTCATATTTATTAATTTAACTTTCGCGTAAAAAAAAGTAAGGACGCATCCCTTCATTAATAAATCATGTAAAATTTGAAAGAAAAAGATTTTTGATCCTCTCACTTAGGATTTTCATAAAAGTTCGTCATCTTAACTCTTTTTCCCTCACTGTCATAAAAGAATGTGCCTTCTTTTTCATCAAGGGCTAACTTGTGGTGCCCATCGCAATACGGTTTGTTTTCTGAAAGACCGCATCCACAAAGATGCAACTCCTGATCGCCCACTTTAACAATGTATGGTCTGTTTCTCTCATGTAATACAAGTCTAGACATTTTTAATCTATCAATAATAGAATAATGGATAATAACATTTTCTAAGACTCTTTCGATCTATCGAAGAATCGGTTCTCAGCGATGAAAACGAATCTTGGAAGGTGCAAATCGCGGTTTACTATTGATCACCTTGGTATGCAGCCTTTTACTAGCTTGGTTAAGCTTATTCTTTCAAAAAGAATTCCCAGAAATACCACCTTCATGTCAGCATTTCCTGATGAATTCTATGGGTGGGTGCGAAAAAAAGTGTTTATATGCATCACGTTTCACTCCTCTTTATGATGCGGCTAAATTTTGAGTCATTTTGCCTTTCAATAAAACTCAAACTGGGGGAAAAAATCCACCATCATTTTTCGCTTCAATTAAGAATAGTTTCGCA
The genomic region above belongs to Thermoplasmatales archaeon and contains:
- a CDS encoding 30S ribosomal protein S15, whose protein sequence is MSRMHTRKRGKSKSRRLHTPEEGKISQLTNDEIIKTAVDLKKSGLTNSVIGVRLRDQYAVPGTRTELGAKLNTIFKENNLSDPVPEDLMSLIKRYKNVKAHTEVNRKDQSNIRGQGLIMAKILRLVKYYKREGYLPEEWNLNRVL
- a CDS encoding CDGSH iron-sulfur domain-containing protein, producing MSRLVLHERNRPYIVKVGDQELHLCGCGLSENKPYCDGHHKLALDEKEGTFFYDSEGKRVKMTNFYENPK